A region of Clostridium cylindrosporum DSM 605 DNA encodes the following proteins:
- a CDS encoding glutamine--tRNA ligase/YqeY domain fusion protein, whose translation MSTEMNSSNFIRNIIMEDLESGKHKEIITRFPPEPNGYLHIGHAKAIVLNFELGDEFNGKTNLRFDDTNPVKEDTEYVESIKEDVKWLGFDWDNLFFASNYFEEMYNRALILIKKGKAYVCDLTPEEMREYRGSLTEPGKESPYRNRSIEENLELFEKMKNGEFKDGEKVLRAKIDMSSPNINMRDPIIYRIAHATHHNTGDKWCIYPMYDFAHPLEDAIEGITHSICSLEFEDHRPLYDWVVRECQMESTPRQIEFARLNITNTVMSKRKLKLLVDENAVDGWDDPRMPTISGLRRRGYTPESIRNFCREIGVAKANSTVDSAMLEHFIREDLSPKSPRAMAVLRPLKLVITNYPEGEVEMLEIENNPDDESAGKRLVPFSREIYIESEDFMENPPKKYFRLFPGNEVRLKGAYFVKCNDVIKDENGNVTEIHCTYDPETKSGSGFTGRKVKGTIHWVDASSAAPCEFRLFEPLILDSENEEDKDKHFLEQINPNSMEILNGYIEPSAKGAKAQEKFQLFRHGYFNVDPKLSTNDKIVFNRIVSLKSSFKINK comes from the coding sequence ATGTCAACTGAAATGAATTCATCTAATTTTATAAGAAACATAATTATGGAAGATTTAGAAAGTGGAAAACATAAAGAAATCATTACTCGTTTCCCACCTGAGCCAAATGGATATTTACATATTGGTCATGCAAAGGCTATAGTACTTAACTTTGAGCTAGGTGATGAGTTTAATGGAAAGACTAACCTAAGATTCGATGATACTAATCCTGTTAAGGAAGATACCGAATATGTTGAATCTATAAAGGAAGATGTTAAGTGGTTAGGATTCGATTGGGACAATCTTTTCTTTGCATCTAATTACTTTGAGGAAATGTACAATAGAGCTCTTATCCTTATTAAGAAAGGAAAGGCCTATGTATGTGATTTAACACCTGAGGAAATGAGAGAGTATAGAGGCTCATTAACTGAACCAGGTAAAGAAAGCCCTTATAGAAATAGAAGCATAGAAGAAAATCTTGAGTTATTTGAAAAAATGAAAAACGGAGAATTTAAGGATGGAGAAAAGGTTTTAAGGGCTAAAATTGATATGTCTTCTCCTAACATCAACATGAGAGACCCTATTATATATAGAATAGCCCATGCTACTCACCATAACACAGGTGATAAATGGTGCATATATCCTATGTATGACTTTGCTCATCCACTTGAAGATGCTATTGAAGGAATTACTCATTCAATTTGTAGTTTAGAGTTTGAAGATCATAGACCACTTTATGATTGGGTAGTTAGAGAATGCCAAATGGAAAGTACACCAAGACAAATAGAATTCGCAAGACTTAATATTACAAATACAGTAATGAGTAAAAGAAAACTTAAACTTCTAGTTGATGAAAATGCAGTAGATGGTTGGGATGATCCTAGAATGCCTACTATATCTGGGCTTAGAAGACGTGGATATACTCCAGAATCTATTAGAAACTTCTGTCGTGAAATAGGAGTTGCTAAGGCTAACTCAACTGTAGATTCAGCAATGCTTGAACACTTTATTAGAGAAGACTTGAGTCCGAAGTCTCCAAGAGCCATGGCTGTTTTAAGACCTTTAAAACTAGTTATTACTAATTATCCTGAGGGAGAAGTTGAAATGCTAGAAATCGAAAATAATCCTGATGATGAATCAGCTGGAAAGAGACTAGTTCCATTTTCAAGGGAAATTTACATTGAAAGTGAAGACTTTATGGAAAACCCTCCTAAGAAATACTTTAGATTATTCCCAGGAAATGAAGTTAGACTAAAAGGTGCTTATTTTGTAAAGTGTAATGATGTTATTAAAGACGAAAATGGCAATGTAACTGAAATTCACTGTACCTATGACCCTGAAACAAAAAGTGGAAGTGGATTTACAGGACGTAAGGTTAAGGGAACAATTCACTGGGTAGATGCATCAAGTGCTGCTCCTTGTGAATTTAGATTATTTGAACCTTTAATCCTTGATAGCGAAAATGAAGAAGATAAGGATAAGCATTTCCTTGAACAAATAAATCCAAACTCAATGGAAATCTTAAATGGATATATTGAACCAAGCGCCAAAGGTGCTAAGGCTCAAGAGAAATTCCAATTATTTAGACATGGATACTTTAATGTTGATCCTAAACTTTCAACAAATGATAAAATAGTATTTAATAGAATAGTATCCTTAAAGAGCTCATTTAAAATTAATAAATAA
- a CDS encoding carboxypeptidase-like regulatory domain-containing protein: MCKRNICGSDSLLNCNRRRGRNHCSKRSSCRENRFHNVILRQSVDNHIFGNSTRFNLREDDSEIQTNLMVRRVNEITVSGQIRDSRGRGIEGVKVSLVKISRCESKCIAETITNYRGFYEFNVIDDDDIDRYKVVVNES; the protein is encoded by the coding sequence ATGTGTAAAAGGAATATTTGTGGTTCAGACAGCCTGCTTAATTGCAATAGAAGAAGAGGAAGAAATCACTGTTCTAAAAGAAGTAGTTGCAGAGAAAATAGATTTCATAATGTAATTTTAAGACAATCAGTAGATAATCATATATTTGGAAATAGCACTAGATTTAATCTTCGAGAGGATGACAGTGAAATACAAACTAATTTAATGGTTAGAAGAGTTAATGAAATTACAGTAAGTGGACAGATAAGAGACTCAAGAGGAAGAGGAATCGAAGGTGTAAAGGTAAGTCTAGTTAAGATTTCAAGATGTGAATCTAAATGTATAGCTGAAACTATTACTAATTACAGAGGATTCTATGAATTTAATGTTATTGATGATGATGATATAGATAGATATAAGGTAGTTGTTAATGAAAGCTAA